A region of the Burkholderia pyrrocinia genome:
CGGGCTGATGGGGCTCGTGCTCGCGTACTTCGGCTTTCGCTACAACCTGCCGCTGACGTTGCGCTCGGGGCTGTATCCGGTGCTGCGCGAGCGCATCAACGGCTGGATCGGCCACACGGTCGACGCGTTCGCGCTGGTCGGCACCGTCGCCGGCATCGCGACGACGCTCGGCTACGGGGTGATGCAGATCAGCGCGGGCCTGCATACGGTCGCCGGCTGGGACACGGGCAGCAATGCGTTTCGCATCGGGCTCGTCGCGCTCGTCGTGATCCTCGCAGGGCTGTCGGCCGCAAGCGGCCTCGACAAGGGCGTGCGGCGGCTGTCCGAGCTGAACCTGCTGCTCGCGTTCCTGCTGCTCGCGTTCGTGGCCGTCGCAGGCCCGACCGCCTTCCTGCTGCGCGCGCTCGGCGACAACATCGGCCAGTACCTGTCGAGTCTCGTCGACCTGTCGTTCCGCACGTACGCGTACGCGTCTCCGCGCGAGGAAGGCTGGTTCGGCGGCTGGACGATCCTCTACTGGGCGTGGTGGATATCGTGGTCGCCGTTCGTCGGCATGTTCATTGCGCGCATCTCGCGCGGCCGCACGATCCGCCAGTTCGTGATCGGCGTGCTGCTCGTGCCGACCGCGTTCAACCTCGTGTGGATGACCGTGTTCGGCAACAGCGCGATCTGGCTCGACACGCACGGCGCGGCCGGCGCGCTCGCGCAGACGGCCACCAACGTCGACGCGTTGCTGTTCCGCTTCTTCGATTTCCTGCCGCTGCCGCACCTGCTGTCGATCGTCGCGATCGTGCTGATCGCGGTGTTCTTCGTCACGTCCGCCGATTCGGGCGCGTTCGTGATCGACCAGATCGCAACGCGCGGCAACGCGCACTCGCCCGTCTGGCAACGGCTGTTCTGGGCCGCGCTGCTCGGCGTGACGGCCGCGGTGCTGCTGGTCGCCGGCGGGCTCGGCGCGCTGCAGGCGATGACGCTGATCGCCGCGTTGCCGGTCGCCATCATCATGCTCGCGCTCTGCTACGGGCTGTGGCGCGGGCTCGCGGCCGACCGCGCGCACTATTCGCAGGACGTCGCGCCCGCGACGAGCTTCTGGACCGGCCAGCACTGGCGCCACCGCCTGACGCACATCCTGCGGCAGACGACCGAGGCCGAGGCGCGCCAGTTCGTCGCCGGGACGGTCGAGCCTGCGCTGCGCAAGGTCGCCGACGAATTGCGCGCGAGCGGCGTCGATGCGCATGTGCAGCGCGACAGCGACGACGCCGTGCGGCTCACCGTGCCGACCGCCGAGCATCGCGATTTCGTGTACGGCGTGCGCGTGACGGTGAAATCCGCGGCCGCGTTCCTGGTGCGCGAGGCGGCCGAGCCGGAAGCGGCGCGTACGCACTTGTACGGGATCGTCACGTTCTTCGAGGACGGGCGACTCGGGTACGACGTCGAATACCTGCGCGGCGACGAAGTGATCGCCGACGTGCTGCGGCAGTACGAACGCTATGTGTCGCTCGCGGCCGACAAGCGCACGCATCTGCTGAGCCGCGCGCCGGGGCATGCGACGGAGGCCGAATGAGCGCATACGCCGCAGCCTTTTCTGCGCCGCGCCGGTCCGGCACGTTCAACGGAGCCACACGATGAGCGGGCTTCTGCAAAGCCGCGCCGCCGACCTCGTCGCACTCGGCACGCTCGCCGTGCTCTATCTCGGCGGAGCCGGCATCGCGCTGTGGCGGATCCGGGCCGCGGCGCCGCGCGGCAAGCTCTACTGGATCGTCTGCATGGCGCTGCTGGCCGGCGGCGCCATCACGATGGGCGGCAACCTGTCACCCGCGCCGAACAGCGGTGAAATGCCGCCCGGTTTCGCGCTCGGCGTCGAGGCCGTCCTGCTCGGTCTCGCGCTGGTTGCCGGAGGTTGCGCGTGGCTGATGCTGCGCGCGCGGAAACGCTGACACGCGCACGTCACGTGGCCCGGTTTCGTCGTGCGCGAACAGCAATGCGCATGGCCAGCAGGCGGCCCTTTCTTGATCCGCTTTTATCGCAATGCGTTACGCGGAAGGCGCGCGCGCCGTCACGAGCCAGCATGCCGCGTCGAAGCGCACCTCCGCGCCGTGCACGTAACGCTCGAACGCGGCGCGCACCGTATCGACCACGCGCCGTCGCGTCGCGTCGTCCGTCTCCAGCAACGCGAGCCCGACCGGGCCCAGCCGCGCGATGTAGTCGTTCAGCGCGGGCTCGGGCAACGCGCACGCCATCTCGACCGGCTCGATCGCAATGTCGGCCCAGCCGCTGTCCGACAGCACCGACGCAATCCGCTGCCGGTCGCCGAACGCGAACTGCCCCGGCGCGCCGGGACGCCGCGCGGGCAGGTTCGGCAGCACCGGCGCGGCAGCCCGCTCGGCCGTCGTCATGAACGGGTTGTCGGCCGCACTGCGCCACGCGACGAACCGCATCCGCGCGTCCGGCCGCGCCGCGTGCCGCAGATTCGCGAAGGCCCGGACCGGATCGTCGAAGAACATCACGCCCATGCGCGACACGATCAGGTCGACGCTCGCGGGCTCGAATGCATGCGTCTGCACATCCGCTCGCACGAAGCGGGCATGAACACCGCTGCGTTCGGCGCGCGCCTGCGCGGCATCGATCATCCTGGCCGAAATATCGATGCCCGTGCATTGCGCATTCGCGCCGAGCCGCCGTGCGATCGCGAGCGTGACCGCGCCCGTGCCGCAGCCGACGTCGAGCACGCTGCGCGCGGACGACGCGGCCGCCGCATCGGCGAGCAGCGTCTCGAACGGCTCGAACATCCGGTCGATCAGCGCTTGCGCATCGACCCATGCACGCCCCGACGGGCCGTTCCACAGCGCGGATTGTTCGTCGTTGGGCCGGTTGGTTTCCATCGTCGATTCCCTTTCTGGTTCGTTGATCATGAAGCACACTGTGCTGCTTCAAGCCGGCTTGAGGTCAAGGTTCCGGCCGCGAAACCCGGCGCGTAGACGAGCACCCCGTCGCGCTCCGGCTTTTCATATTTCTTACATTCGCGCTGCGTATCGTTGACGACTTTCCTACGGTGCCTCCCATGCGACGACTCCTCCCGCGCGCACTGCTCGCGCGCTGCGCTCCCCTTGTTGCCCTCGCCGCACTGTCCGCGTGCTCGAATCACATCGATACGCCGGCCGATCCGGCCAGTGCGGCGATCAACGTGCAGTCCGCGTGGGTCGAGATCGGCGACGCGAACCAGGCAATCGCGCGCGTCATCACAAACTACACCCCAGCGTCGGCCAGCGATCCGCTGTGCCCGCAACTGACCGTCGACGGCAAGCTGTCGCGCATGACGCTGCGCGCCGGCGCCGCGACCCTGGCCCAGCGGCCGACCGCCAGCGATCCGGCCGATTCCAAGCCGTCGAGCTTCCCGGTCTCCGTCTGCGAAACGACGTTGCCGGCCGACGCACAGGCGGCGAGCGTCGCGGGCCGCACGCTGCCGCTGCCGAAAGCGCAGCCGCAGCGCATTGCGATCATCGCCGACACCGGCTGCCGGATGAAGAAGGCCGACAACGCATGGCAGGCGTGCAACGACGCGACGGTCTGGCCGTTCGACACGATCGCGGCCAGCGTCGCGAAGCTGTCGCCGGACCTGGTCATGCATGTGGGCGACTACCACTATCGCGAGAACGCCTGCCCGCCGGACATCGCCGGCTGCAAGGACAGCCCGTGGGGCTATGGCTGGGATACGTGGCAGGCCGACCTGTTCCGCCCCGCCGCGCCGTTGCTCGCGAAGGCGCCGTGGGTCGTCGTGCGCGGCAACCACGAGGAATGCGCGCGCGGGGGCCAGGGCTGGTTCCGCTTCCTCGATCCGCGCCCGTATTCGGCCGCGCGTTCGTGCGACGATCCGGCCAACGACAACAACGCGAACTATTCGGAACCCTATGCGGTGTCGCTCGGCGGCGGCTCGCAGGTGATCGTGTTCGACACCGCGAAGGTCGGCCGCACGCCGCTCAAGACGACCGACGCGCAATTCGGCATCTACCAGAAGCAGTTCCAGACGGTGGCCGTGCTCGCGTCGAAGGCCGGCATGACGACGACGATCTTCACGAACCATCATCCGATCCTCGCGTTCGCGCCGATCGCCGGCAGCACGCCCGCGCCGGGCAACCTCGCGCTGCAGTCAGTGATGTCGAGCCTCAACGCGCAGGCGTACTACCCGCCGGGCGTGCACGTCGCGCTGCACGGTCACGTGCACGATTTCCAGGCGATCAACTTCTCATCCGGGCACCCGGCGACGATCGTGTCGGGCAACGGCGGCGACAACCTCGACGTCGCACTGCCCGACCCATTCCCGGCCGGCCTGACGCCCGCACCGGGCGCCGTGATCGAGCGGCTGTCGCACAACAACAGCTTCGGCTTCCTGATCATGGAACGCCGCGCGGCGCCGGCGACGGGCTGGGTGTTCCATGCATATTCGGCGGCAGGCAAGCTGCTCGCGTCGTGCAACCAGTCGGGCACGACGCTCGCCTGCGACAAGACGGGGTTCATTGCGCCGTGAGCGAAGAGGTTCGATGTGACGGCCGCGTTGCGCGCGGCCGGCAAACGCGGCACACGCTTGCCGCGGCCGTGCTCGCCGGCCTGGCGCTGGTGGTGCACGCTGCGCACGCCGCGCCGTCCGAAACGGTCCTGCTCCCCGGCGCGCCGCCGTCTCGCGTCGTCGACACGATCGGCAACGGCACGCCGCAGGTGGCGGGCAAGATCGACGCGGCCACTGCGCGCTTCGCGCCCGACCCGACGCTCGTCGCCCTCGGCCGCCGGATCTTCTTCGACCCGCGGCTGTCCGAGCCGCGCGGCATGTCGTGCGCGGGCTGCCACGATCCGGGCCGTGCGTTCGCGCCGACGCTGTCGGCGGCTTCGCTCGCTGGGCCCGGCGTGCCGGAAGGCAGCCGGCCCGGGCGCTTCAGCCGGCGCAATGCGCCGTCGCTGCTCTATGTGCGCTATGTGCCGCGCCGCCACTTCTACCAGGACGACGATGCGCCCGCGCCGTCGCCGTTCGGCGGCCTGTTCAGCGATGGCCGAGCGGATACGCTCGCCGAGCAGATCCGCGGGCCGCTGTTCGATCCGAACGAGATGAACAACCGGTCGCCGGCCGCGCTGCTGCGCAAGGTCGATGCGACCGAACTCGCGCCGGATCTCGCCGCGCGTTTCGGTGCGCCGGTGCGACGCGATCCCGAACAACTCGTGCGCGCGCTGGGTTCGGCCGTCGAGGCCTATCTGCAGAGCGACGAGATGGCGCCGTTCACGTCGCGCTTCGACGCATTCCTGCGCACCCGCCAGCCGCTCGCGCCGGCCGAGATGCGCGGCCTCGCGCTGTTCCGGAATCCGGACAAGGGCAACTGCATGACGTGCCATACGCTGTCGGACACGTCGAGCCGCCCGGAGCGCTCGCTCTTCACCGATTTCGGCTATGACGCGATCGCCGTGCCGCGCAACCGCGCGCTGCCGGCGAACCGCGATCCGCGCCATTTCGACAACGGGCTGTGCGATACCGCGCGGCGGCTGCGCTGGCCCGAGCCGACGCAATGGTGCGGCTACCTGCGTACGCCGGGGCTGCGCAACGTCGCGGTCAAGCAGACGTTCATGCACAACGGCGTGTTCACGACGCTGCGCGACGCGGTCGCGTTCTACAACACGCGCTCGACCGACCCCCGCTTCTGGTATCACGGCGCCAGGACCTTCGACGACGTGCCGGCCGCCTACCGCGGCAACATCAACGTCAACTCGACGCCGATGAACCGCCGGCCCGGCACGCCGCCCGCGCTGACCGACGCGGAAATCGACGACATCGTCGCGTTCCTCGGCACGCTGACCGACGCGCGCCATACGGGCATCGCCACTCCCGCCGCCGCTGCCCCCGCCGCCCGGGTCACCGGATTGTCGGACCGCCGAACCGCCGCGCCGGCGCGCTGACCCTGGCCGAACGGCCAGCCGCAAGCGCGCCCGCTTGCGGTCGCCGCAAACACTGGTTATATTTACAGTACTGTATTTATGAACAGTGGGGTGCGCGATGGAACATCTGGTCCGTATCGTCAACGACACCGATCGCCAAGTACTGGCGTGGCTTCGTGCCCAGGTCGGCGACGCCCGCGTCGAGCGCGCGGCGCGCCAGCTCGGGCATACACGCAAGCCGTTTCCGTCGGCCATCTGCCGGTATCTGGGCATGAGCGCGCCGGCCACGCTGCGCCAGGCCGAACGGCCGCGCGTCGCACGCGATTTCTCGGTTGGCGATCGTTACCTGTCGTTGATCCGCCAGCACCTCGCCTCGCACTCGGCCGGCCGCTGACATGGTAGCGTCCGGCCGCCGTGGTGCTTACGCAGCCGCCGCGGCGTCGCGGCAACGAGCAAACGCGCTCCGTTCCAGCCGCCCTCATCCGGGTAGGCAGCCTCGACAGCCGCGGCCTGATTGGCATGCGGCGGCCATCGCGTCACCGCGCGCTCCTGCTCCTGCGACGCTCGACCCACTCGAATATCGCCATCCCGGCCAGCATCGCGACGACGAACCCGATCCCCTTGGCCGACCCGAAGCCGATCGATACGATCGCGGGCCCCGGGCAGAACCCGGCCAGCCCCCAGCCGATACCGAACACGGCGCTTCCGGCGACCAGGCGCACGGTGATCGCCCGCAGGGCCGGCAACTGCATCGGCAAGCCGAGCCACGACCGCGTCCGGCGTTTCGCCCACGCGAACGCGAACACGGCCACGCCCGTCGCGCCGGCCATCACGAACGCGAGCGACGGATCCCAGCGGCCCGCCAGGTCGAGAAAGCCGAGCACCTTCTGCGGATTGGCCATGCCCGACACGATGAGGCCGACACCGAACAGCAGCCCCGCCAGAAACGCGAATCCTGCCTGCATGTCAGCCTCCCGGCACGTGCTGCCGCACGAATACGGTCACGAAGCCCGCGATCATGAAAGTCGCGGTCGCGACCATCGAACGCAGTGCGCCGCGCGACATCCCGCACACACCGTGGCCGCTCGTGCATCCGCCCGCGTATCGTGTGCCGATCCCGACCAGCAGGCCGGCCGCCAGCAGCTCCTGCCAACTTGCGTCGACCTGTGGCGTCAGGCCCGCTCCGGCGACGCGCATCGCAATCGGCGCGGCGATCATCCCGGCGACGAACGCGACGCGCCAGTCGCGCTCCCCTGCACCCGCCGTGAACAAGCCACCGACGATGCCGCTGATACCGGCAATCCGGCCGTTGAACGCGACGAGCCACGCGGCCGCAAGCCCGATCAGCACGCCGCCGGCCAGCGACAGCCACGGCGTGAAATGAAGCGCATCAAGCTGCATCGCGCGTCCCCTGCGCGGCCGGGCCGCAGAACTGTTCGTACAGCACGCCCATCACCGCGATCACGGCCGGGCTGTCGAGCGAATAGTGGATGTTCTTGCCTTCGCGGCGCGTGCGGACCAGCGCGTTGTCCCGCAACACGCCGAGCTGCTGCGACAGCGTCGGCTGGCGGATGTCCAGCCTCGTCTCGAGATCGCTCACGCAGCGCTCGCCCTGCGACAGTTCGCAGAGCAGCAGCAGCCGGTCGGGATTCGACAACACCTTGAGAAGCACGCAGGCCGATTCGGCGGCTGCGCGCATCTGGTCGGGCTCGGGCAGCCCGGCGGGAAGATCGTCGTTCATCGCGGCAGGACAACACAATTAAAGATTCAATATTATATCAATTTATATAATATTGATTCACGCTGTCGCAAACCGATAGTCTTGTGCGTTCCTGCGCTCAGGCTTGCTCGCCCGCGATCCCGTCGGCACTCGACGCACGCGCCGCATCGGCGCGAACCACGCCGAGCGCCAGCACGGCAATCGCCGCGATCACGCACGGCGCCGCGACGACGGCAAACGCGGTCGACAGCGGCACGCCCATCGCCAGCATCGCGCCACCCGCCATCGAGCCGACCACCGACCCGCCGCGGCCGATCCCGTTCGCCCAGCTCACGCCCGTGGTCCGGCACTCGGTCGGATAGAACGCGGCCGACAGCGCGTTCGCACCCACCTGCGAGCCCGACACGCAGAAACCGGCCGCGAACACGGCGAGCGCGGCGCCCCACGACGTCGCGGCACACACGCCGATCGCCGCGACGAATACGCCGGCCGTCGCATAGCTGCAGGCCAGCACGCGGTGCGGGTCGAAGCGGTCCATCAGCCAGCCGAGCACGATCGCGCCGAGCGTGCCGCCGACCTGGAACATCGCGGTCACGCGCGCGGCCGTCTGCAGCGTCGCGCCGGTCGTGCGCAGCAGCGTCGGCAGCCAGCTCGACAGCAGGTAGATCACGAGCAGGCTCATGAAGAACGTGAGCCACAGCAGCAGCGTGCCGCGCAGCAGGTCGGCGCCGAACAGGCGGCCGAGCGGCGACCCGGCCGGCTTGCCGGCGGGCGCGATGAACGATGCGTTCGCGAGATGCGGATCCGGCGCGATCCGGCCGAGCATCGCCGCGATCCGCTCGGGTGCCGCCCCGGTGGTGACGAGATAGCGCACCGATTCCGGCAGCCGCCACGCGAGCACCGGCAGGAGCAGCAGCGGCGCGGCGCCGCCGACGACGAGCACCGCGCGCCAGCCGTGATGCTCGATCAGCGACGCAGCCGCGAGCCCGCCGAGCGCGGAACCGATCGTGAAGCCGCAGAACATCGTCGTCACGAGCAGCGAGCGGCGCCGCGCCGGACAGTACTCGGACGTCAGCGTGATCGCATTCGGCATCGCGCCGCCGAGCCCGAGCCCGGTCACGAAGCGCCACGCGATCAGCTCGGTCAAACCGCCCGCACTCGCCGACGCCGCGCTCGCAATGCCGAAGCACGCCACGCACGCGAGCAGCAGACGCTTGCGGCCGAACCGGTCGCCGAACGGCCCGAACACGAGCGCGCCGACCATCAGCCCGGCCAGCCCCGCACCGAACACGGGCGCGAGCTGCGCGGGCGACAAGCTCCATTCCGCGCGGATGACGGGCGCGATGAAACCGATCGACGCGGTGTCGAACCCGTCGATCGCGACGATCAGAAAGCACAGTACGACGATCGCGGCCTGGAACGGCGCAACGCGATGCCGGTCGATCCATTTGCTGACGTCGATGGACAGCGTATCGGCCATGATGGTGTCTCCTCCATGAAGGCGGTCGCGCGTCGTGTCGTTGAAATACGCGCCGCCGGAATCGGGCTGAAAGCGTGCGTTACGCGACGGGCTTCAGGCAATCCTCCGCGCGCCAGCCGTGCAGCCAGTCGAGCGCGTCGTAGAACTGCGCCTGCGAGCGCCCGGCCCAGAGCCCGTTGCGTACCTGCCGCTCGACACCCTTCGCGTGATAGATCCGCCCCATCTCTCGTGCCGAATACAGCACGCGCGCGGTGCGCGGAATCCGCACGCGTTCGTACAGCGCGAACGCGGCCTCGAAATCGCCGTCTGCCTGCGCGACTGCCGCACCGAGCGTCACCGCATCTTCGAGCGCCTGGCACGCGCCCTGCGCGAGGTATTGCGTCATTGGATGCGCGGCGTCGCCGAGCACCGTCGCGCGGCCTGCGCTCCAGCGTTCGACCGGATCGCGGTCGGCGGTCGCCCAGCGCTTCCACGACGTCGGCCGGTCGAGCATCTGCTTCGGCAACGGATGGACGCCGTCGAAGTACGACAGCACTTCCTCCTTGCTGCCCTCGCGCACGCCCCAGGTCTCCTGCTCGCGGCTGTGGAACGTGACGACGAGGTTGTATTGCCGCCCGCCGCGCAGCGGATAGTGGACGAGATGACAATGCGGGCCGGCCCACACGACCGGCGCGTTGATCCGCAGGTCCTCCGGCATGTTGTCGGCGTCGACCACCGCGCGATATACGACGTGCCCTGTCACGCGATGCACGTCGCCGACCAGCGCCTGACGGATCACGGACTTCACGCCGTCGCAGCCGATCACCGCATCGGCGCGATGGCGTTCGCCGTGCTGGTCGGTCACGGTCACGCCGTTACCGTCCTGCTCGAACCCGCACACCTGCGTGCTCGTCCGGAATTCGATCAGCGGGTGATCCTTGACCGCCTCGTAGATCGACAGGTGAATGTCCGCGCGATGGATCACCGCATACGGATTGCCGAAACGCTCGCGGTACGCGGCGCCCGTATCGATGCGCACGACCTCGCGCGCATCGACCGCGTCCATCAGTTGCAACCAGTCGGTGAACACCGCGCGGCCGCGTGCGGCCTCGCCGACGCCCAACGCATCGAGTGCGTTGAACGCGTTCGCGGCCAGCTGGATCCCTGCACCGATCTCGCCGATCTGCCCGGCCTGTTCGAGCAGCTTCACGCGGATGCCCTGGCGCGCGAGCGCAAGTGCCACCGCGAGCCCGCCGATACCGCCGCCGATCACGAGTACGCGCCGGCCATTGTTGTTTGTCTCTCTCATGTCTGTCTCCTGCGTCGTGTTACGCGACGTAATCCGGTTGGCGCTGCGGCTGCGCAGCCTCGAAAGCCGGCTCGCGCCGTGCGTGTTCATGAACCGCGAGGCAACGCGGATACGCGCTCAGGTCGCAATCCATCCGCAACGCGTTCGCGACCTGCGGCACGAGGCACACGTCGGCCAGCGTCGGCGCGTCGCCGAAGCACCACGGGCCCTCGTCCGCGCGGGCCAGCAGCCGCTCGACGCCTGCCATCCCTTCCGCGACCCAGTGCCGGTACCACGCGGTCTTCTGCTGCGGCGCGACCTTCAGCTCGCTGTCGAGATAGCGCAGCACGCGCAGGTTGTTGACGGGATGGATGTCGCATGCGATCAGCGCCGCCAGTTCCAGCACGCGCGCACGACGGCGCGGCTCGAGCGGAATCAGCCGCGGTTCCGGATGGATCTGGTCGAGGTAATCGAGAATCGCGAGCGACTGGCCGAGACGGAAATCGCCGTCGACCAGCGCCGGCACCGACGCCGACGGGTTCACCTGCGCGACGTAACCGGCATCGCGATGCTCGCCGGTGCGGATGTTCACGGGCAGCGTGTCGTACGGCAGCCCTTTCAGCGCGAGCGCGATGCGCACCCGATAGGACGTCGAACTGTTGAAGAAGCTATGCAGTTGCACGATGTGACCTTTCGAGGAAAACGCGTCAGACCACGCGCACGGTCAGTTCGCCGAGCCGCTCGACGCCGACCTTCATCACGTCGCCCGCGACCACCGCGCCGACCCCCTCGGGCGTGCCCGTGAAGATCACGTCGCCCGGTTCGAGGCGGAAGAACTTCGACAGGTCGGCAACCGTCTCCGCGACCGACCAGATCAGGTGCGACACGTCGCTCTTCTGCTTCGTCGCGCCGTTGACGGTCAGCCACAGCCCGCCCTGCTCGAAATGACCGGCTTCGCTCGCCGGATGCACGGGCCCGACCGGCGCCGAGCGGTCGAACGCCTTGCCGATCTCCCACGGCCGGCCCATCTCGCGCATCTTCATCTGCAGGTCGCGGCGCGTCATGTCGAGGCCGACCGCGTAGCCCCACACGTGTTCGAGCGCGCGCTCGAGCGGGATGTCGGCGCCGCCCTTGCCGATCACCGCGACGAGTTCGGCTTCGTAGTGGTAGTTCTGCGTCTGCGACGGATACGCGAGGTCGAGCGTTTCGCCGTACGCGACCGGCACGACCGAATCGGCCGGCTTGCAGAAAAAGAACGGCGGCTCGCGATCGGGATCGAAGCCCATTTCGCGCGCGTGGGCCGCGTAGTTGCGGCCGACGCAATAGACGCGGCGTACCGCGAACCGGGCGTCGCTGCCGGCGACGGGCAGCGCCACGGGCGCTTCGGGCGGGAAAACGAAAGTCATGAACGGCTCCAGCGTAGGCATGAACGAAGGGACGCGCGCCGCGCGGCGGCGCACGGGAAACGGATCGATGAAACCGGCAGGCGTCAGTCGCGCGCTTCGCGCAACAGGTTCAGCGCGGACAGCACGGGCCGGTCGGAATAGCTGAACAGCACGCTGTCGGACGCCGCCGACAGCCGCACGGGCGCCCATGACGGCGCGACGAAGATGTCGTGCGGCTCGAACGCGAAGGCGTCGCCGCCGATATGTGCGGTGCCGCTGCCTTCGACGACGCAGTAGATCGTCGCGTCGGTGCTGCGGTACGTGCGGCCGTCGAACCCGGCGGGCAGGAATTGCATGAAGGTCGCGATCGTCGGCATCGGCCAGCCGCCCGTCGCGGGGTTCACGTAGCGCAGCTTCACGCCGTCCCACGCATCGAGCTCGCCGCTCCGGTACAGCGTGTCGAGCGCTTCGCGGGTGCGCGCATACGGATAGCTGAACACCGGCGACGTCGGATCGCTGGCGCGATGCCGCACCGGCACCATGTTGTGACCGAAGCGCGCGAAGCTGTCGCCTTCCGGGCGGCTCACGGGTTGCACGGCTTCCGGGTAGTTCTCCGCGAAGCCCGCGTCGAGGCTCGCGACGAGCGGAATGTCGAGCCCGTCGAGCCACACGACCGGCTCGCCGCCCTCTTCCTCCGACGGGTTGCCGTGGTCGTGCCACGCCCACGACGGCGTGATGATGAAGTCGCCCGGATGCATCGTCGTGCGCTCGCCGTTCACCGCCGTCCACGCGCCGCGCCCTTCGACGATGAAGCGCAGCGCCGACTGCGTATGCCGATGGCTCGGCGCGATCTCGCCCGGCAGGATCAACTGCAGGCCCGCGTACAGGCTCGGCGTCATGCTCGACTTGCCGGGCAGCCCCGGGTTCTCCAGCACCAGCACGCGGCGCACGGCCTCTTCCGCGCTGATCACGCTGCCGGCCTGCATCACGAGATCGCGCACCTGCGCGTACTTCCAGATCGCGGCCTGCGCGGCCGGCTGCGGGGATTTCGGCACGAGGTTGTGCAGCGATTCCCACAACGGCGCCAGGCGCTGCTCGGCGATCCTTGCGTAGTAGGCGGCGCGCGGCACGTCCGGATGGCGGGTCGTCATGATGTCTCCTTGGAGTCGGCCGATCGGCGTCGGCGCTGTGTCGGGTCAGGTCGGGAATCGTGTTGCAGTCCGTTAGCCGATTTATATTCGACGCAGCCATACCCGGTAAAATGGTCAAATCATCTGATCCATATGATTCTGGATATACCTTTTCGCGACGAGGCATGCGATGGACTGGACTCACCGGCTGCGACTGCGGCATCTGCAGATACTGCTGAGCCTTGCGGGCACCGGCAACCTGAGCCAGTCGGCCGTGGCGCTTGCGACCACGCAGCCCGCGCTGTCGAAATGGCTGAAGGAACTGGAGGAGGATGTCGGGTTGCCGCTGTTCGAGCGGCATGCGCGCGGCCTGCGGCCGACGCCCTACGGCGAAGCGCTGATCGAGCACGCGCGCCGCGTCGACGCGCAGCTCGACGCCGCGCGCGACGACATGGCCGCGCTGCGCGAAGGC
Encoded here:
- a CDS encoding BCCT family transporter, translated to MPDSRPSPRTTFKPQVVLPALAVIGALLAVCALVPSEAGALFSAGQQWVIARFDWFYVLAVTGFLVFLVLIAASDFGNIRLGPDDAEPEFSFVSWTAMLFAAGMGIGLMYFGVGEPMQHFLKPPTVDPGTPAAAREAMLMTFFHWGFHAWAIYGLMGLVLAYFGFRYNLPLTLRSGLYPVLRERINGWIGHTVDAFALVGTVAGIATTLGYGVMQISAGLHTVAGWDTGSNAFRIGLVALVVILAGLSAASGLDKGVRRLSELNLLLAFLLLAFVAVAGPTAFLLRALGDNIGQYLSSLVDLSFRTYAYASPREEGWFGGWTILYWAWWISWSPFVGMFIARISRGRTIRQFVIGVLLVPTAFNLVWMTVFGNSAIWLDTHGAAGALAQTATNVDALLFRFFDFLPLPHLLSIVAIVLIAVFFVTSADSGAFVIDQIATRGNAHSPVWQRLFWAALLGVTAAVLLVAGGLGALQAMTLIAALPVAIIMLALCYGLWRGLAADRAHYSQDVAPATSFWTGQHWRHRLTHILRQTTEAEARQFVAGTVEPALRKVADELRASGVDAHVQRDSDDAVRLTVPTAEHRDFVYGVRVTVKSAAAFLVREAAEPEAARTHLYGIVTFFEDGRLGYDVEYLRGDEVIADVLRQYERYVSLAADKRTHLLSRAPGHATEAE
- a CDS encoding class I SAM-dependent methyltransferase; this encodes METNRPNDEQSALWNGPSGRAWVDAQALIDRMFEPFETLLADAAAASSARSVLDVGCGTGAVTLAIARRLGANAQCTGIDISARMIDAAQARAERSGVHARFVRADVQTHAFEPASVDLIVSRMGVMFFDDPVRAFANLRHAARPDARMRFVAWRSAADNPFMTTAERAAAPVLPNLPARRPGAPGQFAFGDRQRIASVLSDSGWADIAIEPVEMACALPEPALNDYIARLGPVGLALLETDDATRRRVVDTVRAAFERYVHGAEVRFDAACWLVTARAPSA
- a CDS encoding metallophosphoesterase, with protein sequence MRRLLPRALLARCAPLVALAALSACSNHIDTPADPASAAINVQSAWVEIGDANQAIARVITNYTPASASDPLCPQLTVDGKLSRMTLRAGAATLAQRPTASDPADSKPSSFPVSVCETTLPADAQAASVAGRTLPLPKAQPQRIAIIADTGCRMKKADNAWQACNDATVWPFDTIAASVAKLSPDLVMHVGDYHYRENACPPDIAGCKDSPWGYGWDTWQADLFRPAAPLLAKAPWVVVRGNHEECARGGQGWFRFLDPRPYSAARSCDDPANDNNANYSEPYAVSLGGGSQVIVFDTAKVGRTPLKTTDAQFGIYQKQFQTVAVLASKAGMTTTIFTNHHPILAFAPIAGSTPAPGNLALQSVMSSLNAQAYYPPGVHVALHGHVHDFQAINFSSGHPATIVSGNGGDNLDVALPDPFPAGLTPAPGAVIERLSHNNSFGFLIMERRAAPATGWVFHAYSAAGKLLASCNQSGTTLACDKTGFIAP
- a CDS encoding cytochrome-c peroxidase, whose translation is MSEEVRCDGRVARGRQTRHTLAAAVLAGLALVVHAAHAAPSETVLLPGAPPSRVVDTIGNGTPQVAGKIDAATARFAPDPTLVALGRRIFFDPRLSEPRGMSCAGCHDPGRAFAPTLSAASLAGPGVPEGSRPGRFSRRNAPSLLYVRYVPRRHFYQDDDAPAPSPFGGLFSDGRADTLAEQIRGPLFDPNEMNNRSPAALLRKVDATELAPDLAARFGAPVRRDPEQLVRALGSAVEAYLQSDEMAPFTSRFDAFLRTRQPLAPAEMRGLALFRNPDKGNCMTCHTLSDTSSRPERSLFTDFGYDAIAVPRNRALPANRDPRHFDNGLCDTARRLRWPEPTQWCGYLRTPGLRNVAVKQTFMHNGVFTTLRDAVAFYNTRSTDPRFWYHGARTFDDVPAAYRGNINVNSTPMNRRPGTPPALTDAEIDDIVAFLGTLTDARHTGIATPAAAAPAARVTGLSDRRTAAPAR
- a CDS encoding DUF6691 family protein, producing MQAGFAFLAGLLFGVGLIVSGMANPQKVLGFLDLAGRWDPSLAFVMAGATGVAVFAFAWAKRRTRSWLGLPMQLPALRAITVRLVAGSAVFGIGWGLAGFCPGPAIVSIGFGSAKGIGFVVAMLAGMAIFEWVERRRSRSAR
- a CDS encoding YeeE/YedE family protein, with translation MQLDALHFTPWLSLAGGVLIGLAAAWLVAFNGRIAGISGIVGGLFTAGAGERDWRVAFVAGMIAAPIAMRVAGAGLTPQVDASWQELLAAGLLVGIGTRYAGGCTSGHGVCGMSRGALRSMVATATFMIAGFVTVFVRQHVPGG
- a CDS encoding ArsR/SmtB family transcription factor; protein product: MNDDLPAGLPEPDQMRAAAESACVLLKVLSNPDRLLLLCELSQGERCVSDLETRLDIRQPTLSQQLGVLRDNALVRTRREGKNIHYSLDSPAVIAVMGVLYEQFCGPAAQGTRDAA